One window of Nostoc sp. C052 genomic DNA carries:
- a CDS encoding leucyl aminopeptidase yields the protein MTIQPSDKPLLEWAGDSLAIGLFEDAVELTGELATLDQKFAGVLKELIAEEEFKGKANSTIFTRVNAGSPVRKLILVGLGKPDGLKLDTLRRAAAAVARVGKKQKSKILGFSFPLWNNDPAASAQAIAEGVELALYQDTRFKSEPEDKGSQIESIDLLGFGGQEAAITRAHQIVSGVNLARQLVAAPANAVTPITLAETAQAIAKEYGLQLQILEREDCEKLGMGAFLGVAQASDLPPKFIHLTYKPEGTPKKKLAIIGKGLTFDSGGLNIKGAGSGIETMKIDMGGAAATLGAAKAIAQIKPDSEVHFISAATENMISGHAMHPGDVLTASNGKTIEVNNTDAEGRLTLADALVYADKLGLDAIVDLATLTGANVIALGEDIAGLYTPDEGVASQIEKAAETSGEKIWRMPMEEKYFEGLKSGIADMKNTGPRPGGAITAALFLKQFVKQTPWAHIDIAGPVWTDKENGYNGAGATGYGVRMLVDWVLGAGE from the coding sequence ATGACAATTCAACCTAGTGACAAGCCTTTGCTAGAGTGGGCAGGCGATAGTTTGGCAATTGGATTATTTGAAGATGCAGTAGAGTTAACCGGAGAACTGGCTACTTTAGATCAAAAGTTTGCTGGGGTTTTAAAAGAACTAATTGCTGAAGAAGAATTTAAAGGTAAAGCCAACAGTACTATTTTCACCCGTGTAAATGCTGGTAGCCCAGTGCGGAAATTGATTTTGGTAGGTTTAGGCAAACCAGATGGACTCAAACTAGATACTCTGCGCCGTGCGGCGGCGGCTGTAGCCAGGGTAGGAAAAAAGCAAAAAAGCAAAATTTTGGGATTTAGTTTTCCATTATGGAACAACGATCCAGCAGCCAGTGCCCAAGCGATCGCTGAAGGTGTAGAATTGGCACTTTATCAAGATACTCGCTTTAAATCCGAACCAGAAGATAAAGGTTCACAAATAGAAAGTATAGATTTATTAGGTTTTGGTGGACAAGAAGCCGCGATTACCCGCGCTCATCAAATCGTTTCCGGGGTAAATTTGGCACGGCAGTTAGTAGCAGCGCCAGCTAACGCGGTAACACCAATTACTTTAGCGGAAACTGCTCAAGCGATCGCCAAGGAGTACGGTTTACAACTGCAAATTCTAGAACGGGAAGACTGCGAAAAGCTGGGTATGGGTGCTTTTTTAGGAGTCGCCCAAGCTTCCGATTTGCCACCGAAATTCATTCACCTAACTTACAAGCCAGAAGGCACACCTAAAAAGAAATTAGCAATTATTGGTAAAGGTTTAACCTTCGACTCCGGCGGACTCAACATTAAAGGCGCTGGTAGTGGCATCGAAACTATGAAAATTGATATGGGCGGTGCAGCGGCAACTTTGGGTGCAGCAAAAGCAATTGCTCAAATTAAGCCAGACTCAGAAGTTCACTTTATCTCGGCAGCGACCGAAAACATGATTAGCGGTCACGCTATGCACCCTGGAGACGTTCTTACAGCATCAAACGGCAAAACAATCGAAGTGAACAACACCGACGCTGAAGGACGTTTGACCTTAGCAGATGCCTTGGTGTATGCCGACAAATTGGGATTAGATGCGATCGTTGATTTAGCCACCCTGACTGGTGCCAACGTCATTGCATTAGGTGAGGATATTGCTGGTTTGTACACTCCCGATGAAGGTGTAGCTTCCCAAATCGAAAAAGCTGCGGAAACTTCAGGAGAAAAAATTTGGCGGATGCCAATGGAAGAAAAATATTTTGAAGGGCTAAAGTCTGGTATCGCGGATATGAAAAATACAGGGCCGCGTCCAGGTGGTGCAATTACCGCAGCCCTTTTTCTCAAGCAATTTGTCAAACAAACCCCTTGGGCACACATAGATATTGCTGGCCCAGTGTGGACAGATAAAGAAAATGGCTACAACGGCGCAGGGGCAACTGGCTACGGCGTTCGGATGCTAGTTGATTGGGTGCTGGGTGCTGGGGAGTAA